In Flavobacterium sp., a single window of DNA contains:
- a CDS encoding Crp/Fnr family transcriptional regulator, producing the protein MYEIFQKYLDDKVTLTQSESDYIQSFAIIKKLRKRQYLLQEGDIWKYDAFITKGCLRTYTVDEKGGEHVNSFSIENWWTGDRESLLLQQPSRFNIDAIEDSELVLFTHENFEMLCNEIPAFNNMVNVILQKSFIAAQNRIQASLSFTAEEKYLNFITKYPGFASRIPQTMIASYLGMTPETLSRIRKQTAKK; encoded by the coding sequence ATGTATGAAATATTCCAAAAATATCTAGACGATAAGGTAACACTGACACAATCAGAGTCTGATTATATTCAATCTTTTGCCATTATTAAAAAACTGCGCAAAAGACAATATCTGCTTCAGGAAGGCGATATCTGGAAATACGATGCCTTTATAACCAAAGGCTGTCTGCGAACTTATACTGTTGATGAAAAAGGAGGCGAACATGTAAATAGTTTCAGTATAGAGAACTGGTGGACAGGCGACAGAGAAAGTTTATTATTACAGCAGCCGTCACGTTTTAATATTGATGCGATTGAAGACAGTGAACTTGTATTGTTTACGCATGAAAACTTTGAAATGCTTTGCAACGAGATTCCGGCTTTTAATAATATGGTAAATGTCATTCTGCAAAAAAGTTTTATCGCAGCTCAAAACCGAATTCAGGCTTCGCTGAGTTTTACGGCAGAAGAAAAGTATCTGAACTTTATCACTAAATATCCGGGATTTGCGTCACGAATTCCGCAAACTATGATTGCCTCATATTTGGGCATGACACCCGAAACATTAAGCCGTATACGAAAACAAACCGCAAAAAAATAA
- a CDS encoding polysaccharide lyase: protein MRKLLKLTSLLFIAVLVFSSCEKEQEISETQSVSKGAAQQNANKEAAAAAADGAVAALGSAGARTITLQTNTLSCPGGLCTSYGVWSTGVYTVWFQMRFNSGFYWSRGGKCGYGILIGDQNTGGDPGWDGNGGSARFMWYCPNGSNTAKGSGAYLQPYVYYRDQPGQYGNDFGKKYYIQENVTYNCQISVKLNTGSNTDGYVKYYVNGTEILNQKIRWVTNDAKRNVNAVSLHTFRGGSQSYWTAPVTSSIYYPSASWDAQ from the coding sequence ATGAGAAAATTATTAAAATTAACAAGTTTGTTATTTATTGCAGTATTAGTGTTTAGTTCCTGCGAAAAGGAACAAGAAATCAGTGAAACGCAAAGCGTGAGCAAAGGAGCTGCTCAGCAAAATGCTAACAAAGAGGCCGCTGCCGCTGCTGCAGATGGTGCTGTTGCTGCATTGGGAAGTGCCGGAGCGAGAACTATTACTTTGCAAACCAATACATTATCATGCCCTGGAGGTTTATGTACATCGTATGGTGTTTGGTCTACGGGCGTTTACACAGTTTGGTTTCAAATGAGATTTAATTCTGGATTTTATTGGAGCCGTGGCGGTAAATGTGGGTACGGTATCTTAATTGGTGACCAAAACACAGGAGGTGACCCAGGATGGGACGGAAATGGCGGTAGTGCAAGATTTATGTGGTACTGTCCAAATGGATCAAACACTGCTAAAGGAAGCGGGGCTTATTTACAGCCTTACGTTTACTACAGAGATCAGCCTGGACAATATGGAAATGATTTCGGAAAAAAATATTATATTCAGGAAAATGTTACTTACAACTGCCAGATATCTGTTAAGCTAAACACAGGATCTAATACTGACGGATATGTGAAATATTATGTAAACGGTACTGAAATCTTAAATCAAAAAATTCGCTGGGTAACTAACGATGCAAAGCGTAATGTAAATGCAGTAAGTTTACACACATTCCGTGGAGGAAGCCAAAGTTACTGGACAGCTCCTGTTACAAGCTCTATCTACTATCCTAGCGCGTCTTGGGATGCTCAATAA
- a CDS encoding M57 family metalloprotease encodes MKKLKSILVFSFAALVLVSCNKEDETVDQSSNGSLKVTQDVLDKISSLSLNNKDVQVIKNTRLDGTTEDAYLIEGCIVMTKDQLSKMDLHGGITTEQYRTTNLVSAPRTIKVVGLSGTGTTALTTNMRAGLQAAINRYNNLGLSINFTLTFSSSTSGANIVVRRQTGSAGGVAGFPSGGAPYNSVTLYSGLDSYSTGVNAHVAAHEIGHCIGLRHTDWFSRQSCGQNSNEGTAGVGAVHIPGTPTGYDSTSYMRACFSSSETGAFNSNDVTALNYLY; translated from the coding sequence ATGAAAAAACTAAAATCAATTTTGGTCTTCTCATTTGCAGCGCTTGTACTAGTGTCATGTAATAAAGAAGATGAAACTGTAGATCAATCAAGTAATGGATCTCTAAAAGTAACACAAGACGTGTTAGATAAAATCAGCTCACTTTCATTAAATAATAAAGATGTACAAGTGATCAAAAATACCAGGTTGGATGGTACCACTGAGGATGCCTACTTGATTGAAGGATGCATCGTCATGACAAAAGATCAATTAAGCAAAATGGATCTTCATGGAGGTATTACAACCGAACAATACCGTACAACAAATTTAGTATCAGCGCCAAGAACTATAAAAGTTGTTGGATTATCAGGAACTGGTACTACAGCCTTGACTACCAATATGCGTGCAGGATTGCAGGCAGCAATTAATAGATATAACAATTTAGGATTATCTATCAACTTTACATTAACATTTAGTTCTAGTACTTCTGGCGCAAATATTGTGGTAAGAAGACAAACCGGATCTGCCGGTGGTGTAGCCGGATTCCCTTCTGGTGGTGCACCTTATAATTCAGTTACTTTATATTCTGGATTAGATTCTTATTCAACAGGAGTAAATGCTCACGTTGCAGCACACGAAATCGGACACTGTATTGGTTTACGTCATACAGACTGGTTCAGCCGTCAAAGCTGTGGACAAAACTCAAATGAAGGAACAGCTGGCGTTGGAGCGGTTCATATTCCGGGAACACCTACAGGATATGATTCTACGTCTTACATGAGAGCTTGCTTTAGCTCAAGTGAGACAGGAGCTTTTAACTCAAACGACGTTACTGCTCTTAACTATTTATACTAG
- a CDS encoding S8 family serine peptidase, with product MKKRITFLLFMVTAVCFSQDSEKWKHYLKKENNIKFEKYYFTSLENARQNKFTIVKKLDSHFCIVENRNSKSGKQLQKTFPVNNLWKLPADFSSHTTPKQYIIVTDSIKKFLTDLQSINISEIKILNDNLLVIKTDSEKISNEIIALNTVTAISRESLQPKSESKIIDQNFSINNINKANIDFPQLTGENEIVSIKDDLFDVNDIDLSNKLIASSLQSSTISSHATAMATIVSGLGNSSALGKGVAQKAKILSSDFSNIYPDDTADLQGAVTQNHSYGTEIENFYGSLANAYDSQLFLNTNLTHCFSSGNIGFQGYKSITGNFKQSKNSIVLGCIDQNEVIMPFSSKGPAYDGRIKPELVAFSTQGTSNSTALATGIITLLKQHYKTIHNASLTNALTKAVLINSAKDLGSTGPDFTYGYGNINADKSLKTISDNRIISGNVVSGQTNSHTITIPSNAKNLKITLVWNDLPAAINSNISLINDLDLELVSANNTAFLPWILNPDIPQDLAVRGKDHINNIEQITVENPISGSYTIKVTGSYISESSQEYGIAYEYELENQFEWNYPVNNDNFPYDGKTISPFKWNSSFSGTSGKLSISYDNGQTWEIIANNINLNNEQFSYTPPEKKFSKARLKMSIGNVDYISDSFTISYDLNITSSLVCDGTTEINWDKPADVDSFNIYQMTTDHLEFKEQTTNPHYTYTDGKIYTVVPVFDTNEGIKSESTLQYAQNSNCYFELALAEVYEEDKIKVSSSLFSLYNIKKIELLKIHNNEETVISTINDIGSKTFSFLDTAPEKGSNSYKINLILENNNVISSSIFNATYLGDTLFLVHPTLLKRNQELSIEAKNEGNATFFLYTIGGQNTITSPLLSKTNTIDLKNTASGIYLYKIVSGSGETQTGKIAVF from the coding sequence ATGAAGAAGCGAATTACTTTTCTACTTTTTATGGTAACAGCTGTCTGTTTCTCTCAGGATTCAGAAAAATGGAAACACTACCTAAAAAAAGAGAACAATATAAAATTTGAGAAATATTATTTTACATCTTTAGAAAATGCCCGGCAAAATAAATTTACCATTGTAAAAAAGCTGGATAGCCATTTTTGTATTGTTGAAAATAGAAACTCAAAATCCGGTAAACAGCTTCAAAAAACTTTTCCTGTAAACAATTTATGGAAATTACCTGCTGATTTTTCCAGTCATACTACTCCAAAACAATATATAATAGTTACTGATAGTATAAAAAAGTTTCTTACTGATTTACAGTCCATAAACATTTCTGAAATCAAAATTTTAAATGACAACCTTCTGGTCATAAAAACTGATTCTGAAAAAATTAGTAATGAGATTATTGCTTTAAATACTGTGACTGCAATTTCCCGAGAATCACTGCAGCCAAAAAGCGAATCAAAAATAATCGATCAAAATTTTAGCATTAACAATATAAACAAAGCCAATATTGACTTCCCTCAACTAACAGGCGAAAATGAAATCGTATCTATTAAAGATGATCTTTTTGATGTAAACGATATTGATTTATCGAATAAACTCATTGCGTCGTCATTACAATCTTCTACAATATCAAGTCATGCAACCGCAATGGCAACTATCGTTTCGGGATTAGGAAACAGTTCTGCATTAGGGAAGGGAGTTGCTCAAAAAGCTAAAATACTCTCGTCTGACTTTTCTAATATTTATCCTGATGATACTGCCGATTTACAAGGTGCTGTTACTCAAAATCATTCTTATGGTACTGAAATTGAGAATTTTTATGGCTCGCTCGCCAATGCTTATGATTCGCAATTATTTTTAAATACAAATTTGACTCATTGTTTTTCTTCTGGAAATATTGGCTTTCAGGGATATAAATCTATTACCGGAAATTTCAAGCAATCTAAAAATAGTATTGTTCTGGGATGTATTGATCAGAATGAAGTAATTATGCCGTTTTCGTCAAAAGGTCCGGCTTATGATGGCCGGATAAAACCGGAGTTAGTAGCTTTTAGCACACAAGGAACTTCAAATTCTACAGCTTTGGCTACAGGAATTATTACGCTTCTTAAACAGCATTATAAAACAATACACAATGCTTCTTTGACGAATGCCCTGACAAAGGCCGTTTTAATTAATAGCGCAAAAGATTTGGGCAGCACAGGTCCGGATTTTACTTACGGTTATGGCAATATCAATGCGGATAAAAGTTTAAAAACGATCAGCGATAACAGAATTATATCCGGAAATGTGGTATCGGGTCAAACAAATTCACATACTATTACAATTCCGTCAAATGCAAAAAATCTAAAAATCACATTAGTGTGGAATGATTTGCCTGCCGCAATTAACAGCAATATAAGTTTGATAAACGATTTAGATCTGGAACTTGTTTCTGCAAACAACACTGCTTTTTTACCGTGGATTCTTAATCCTGATATTCCACAAGATTTAGCCGTAAGAGGAAAAGACCACATTAATAATATTGAACAAATTACGGTTGAAAACCCAATATCTGGTTCTTATACTATTAAGGTTACGGGTTCATACATTTCAGAGTCTTCTCAGGAATATGGCATCGCTTATGAATACGAATTAGAAAATCAGTTTGAATGGAACTATCCTGTAAACAATGATAATTTTCCTTATGATGGCAAAACGATTTCACCTTTTAAATGGAATTCTTCGTTTTCAGGTACTTCCGGAAAATTATCTATTAGTTACGATAATGGACAAACCTGGGAAATTATCGCAAATAATATCAATCTTAATAATGAGCAATTTAGTTATACGCCTCCTGAGAAAAAATTTTCAAAAGCTAGATTAAAAATGTCGATTGGGAATGTTGATTATATCTCGGATAGTTTTACGATTTCGTATGATTTAAACATTACGAGCAGCTTAGTTTGCGATGGCACTACAGAAATTAATTGGGACAAACCTGCTGATGTTGATTCTTTTAATATTTATCAAATGACAACAGATCATTTAGAATTTAAAGAACAAACCACAAATCCCCATTATACTTATACCGATGGAAAAATTTACACGGTTGTTCCTGTGTTTGATACTAATGAAGGTATAAAAAGTGAATCGACTTTACAATATGCCCAAAACTCTAATTGTTATTTTGAATTGGCTTTGGCTGAGGTTTATGAAGAAGACAAAATAAAAGTCAGCTCGAGTCTTTTCAGTTTGTACAACATTAAAAAAATTGAGTTATTAAAAATACATAATAACGAAGAAACCGTTATTAGCACTATAAATGATATCGGCTCTAAAACATTCTCATTTTTAGATACGGCTCCCGAAAAAGGCAGTAATAGTTATAAGATAAACCTAATTTTAGAAAACAATAACGTAATTAGTTCTTCTATATTTAATGCTACCTATTTGGGTGATACATTGTTTTTGGTGCATCCTACTTTATTAAAAAGAAATCAGGAATTAAGTATTGAAGCCAAAAATGAAGGCAACGCTACTTTCTTTTTATATACTATTGGCGGACAAAATACAATCACTTCTCCTCTATTATCTAAAACCAATACAATTGATCTAAAAAATACAGCATCAGGCATTTACTTATATAAAATAGTTTCTGGTTCCGGAGAAACCCAAACTGGTAAGATTGCTGTTTTTTAA
- a CDS encoding carbonic anhydrase family protein produces MKTKILTICASAVLTLFSCNDSGNKKDCPDAPPPLRERIITAEEQASLTPDIVLKRLKDGNKHFVANNVTARDHSAMVRNAVQGQFPKAVILSCLDSRIPVEDVFNNGIGDLFVGRVAGNFANTDLLGSMEFGCKVMGAKVILVLGHESCGAITSAINNNVTIGNLPAMLANIRPAVLNSQDFSGDKTSSNKEFVAYVSKNNVINTIKTIREKSPILKEMEDKGQIKIVGAYYNMQTGKVDFL; encoded by the coding sequence ATGAAAACAAAAATTCTAACAATCTGTGCCAGCGCAGTATTAACGCTATTTTCTTGTAATGATTCAGGCAATAAAAAAGACTGTCCTGATGCTCCTCCTCCATTGAGAGAACGAATTATAACTGCCGAAGAGCAGGCTTCTTTAACACCAGATATAGTTCTTAAACGTCTTAAAGATGGCAATAAGCATTTTGTTGCTAATAATGTTACAGCCAGAGATCATTCGGCAATGGTGAGAAATGCGGTTCAGGGACAGTTTCCAAAAGCCGTAATTCTTTCTTGCCTGGACAGCAGAATACCTGTTGAAGATGTTTTTAATAATGGTATCGGCGATCTTTTTGTAGGTCGTGTTGCGGGTAATTTTGCCAATACTGACTTATTAGGCAGTATGGAATTTGGCTGTAAAGTTATGGGAGCAAAAGTGATTCTTGTGTTAGGACACGAATCGTGCGGTGCCATAACATCTGCTATCAATAATAATGTAACAATAGGTAATCTTCCTGCAATGCTTGCCAATATAAGACCTGCTGTACTAAATTCACAGGACTTTTCCGGAGACAAAACTTCAAGCAATAAAGAATTTGTGGCCTATGTTTCAAAAAATAATGTGATTAATACGATAAAAACGATTAGAGAGAAAAGCCCGATTTTAAAAGAAATGGAAGATAAAGGTCAAATTAAAATTGTAGGTGCCTATTATAATATGCAAACCGGAAAGGTTGATTTTTTATAA